The following DNA comes from Neovison vison isolate M4711 chromosome 13, ASM_NN_V1, whole genome shotgun sequence.
GGTGGtgttcctcccccagccctctctAGCTGAGGGTGCTGCCAGGGCCCAGGGCTGTGAAGGGTTGAGTCCTCTGGACTCAAGGGGCCCATTTCAGCAGGGCTGTGAAAGCCCTGAGGGGACAGGGGCTGCCTGTGGCTGGGACCCACCGTTGTCAGCTTGGGCACAGGTGGGTGGCAGCAGGCAGGCCAGCAACTGTCCCGCTtcccccacaccctcctcccTTGTGGGCACCAATGCCCAGAATTTGGGTGTATCACGAGTGTATTTCCCGTATTTGTAGCCCACTTATTTTTTCCGATGGAGTTGGGGCAGGGGGGTTGGGGTGTTGTGTGGTGGTTTAGAGCTCCTTTGTGAATCAGAGCCCTCCCTCCAGAGGCTGGGGGCCCATGTCCCCAGGGACCAGACTGTCCCTGTCCCAAGCCCATCTTTGGCAGTTGCAGACGGAGTCTCGGGGCAGGGTCTTCGGGGACTCTGGAATGTGCTAAATGGCATCCTCCTTGCTTTCCAACAGGGCATGATGTTTGCTCGAGGGTTAAAGAGAAAAAGTGCGGAGGAGCCGGAGGACGTGGAAGGCTGCCCGGCCGGTGCCCGGGCCGCGCCCTCCTACAGCCTACAGCGCCAGTCACTCCTGGACATGTCCCTGGTCAAACTGCAGTTGTGCCACATGCTGGTGGAGCCCAACCTCTGCCGCTCGGTCCTCATCGCCAACACAGTGCGGCAGATCCAGGAGGAGATGACCCGGGATGGGACCTGGCGTGTGCTGGCACCGCAGGCGGCAGGGCGGGCGCCGCTGGACCGCCTCGTCTCCACTGACATCCTGTGCCGCTCCGTgcgggagcaggagggagagtgccctgccCCTGACATGGGGGACGGCCAACCAGACCTGGTTCCAGGACCGGCCGTGGCGCCCGCGGCACAGGCGCtgaggagcccgcagagcagccTCTGGGAAGGGGACGGCTCTCGAGAGAGCAGAGGGGGCTTTCAGAAGTCCCTGGATCAGATCTTTGAGACGCTGGAGAGCCAAGCCTCGGGTTCTGTGGAAGAGCTGTTTGCAGATGTGGACAGCTCCTACTACGACCTGGACGCCGTGCTGACGGGGATGGTGGGCAGCACCTCATCGGGCCCCGGCAGTGGGCTCCAGGCCTTCGCCTCTGCTACCACCTCGCCTCCCAGTTCCAGCTGCAGGTCGGATCTGGGCGAGCTGGACCACGCTGTGGAGATCCTGGTGGAGACCTGAGCGGGCAGCTGTGCCCTGATGGGACACGTCATGGATGGGTTCCTAAGGCATCCAGAGTGCTTGGCCTGTGATGCTCGCTGCCCTGCATCTGCTGGTTCAGTGCCTGGCTTGTCTGTGATGAGGAGAACGTTCCAGAACAGCATCCGGTTGGCCTGTCCCCTTTCTCCCTGAGGGGGCTGGGCAGTTTTCTTTCAGGCTGGTCGTCTGGGCCAGTCTCCCCTCCCGCTGGCTCTGGGCATCTGCCTCCTCTGTCCTGCTGCCGCTTTGTGGAGGGCTTGACTCACCGGCTCTGTATCCAGCCTGGTTTTAACTTTAGATAGGtgaacttttttaaattaagttttatatGTTTTGGGCAATATTTTGttgtaagataaatttttaaactttttatacttttatctttttagattttttcagctattttcttaaaagtctattttttctaTAAACGTTTTCTGCTGCTACATTAGAAACTTACAACCTAAACAGTTGCAGttggtgtatttctttttttaaggtttaaataaGGACTTTTTTTACAGGAAGCTTCACTCCATGTGGTGTACTTAGATCATGAATTTCCACGTGACGCTGGTGTGAACCTTCTGTCCTGTGACAGTCAGGGCACCTTGCACAGCCCCATCTTCTATTCTTGGGTGTCATGACCAGATCTGCTGTGCCAGCTCTGTCTTTGTCTGAGTTCTATCGGGATttctgaaggttttatttatgcctgtttatatgtatgtgttgGAGGTGAAGGTCAGATCCTGTCTACCGGAAGATCGGAAGATCACAGCCACCCCAGGTGTCTCCGGCGGTGCCTTCAGAGGATCTGACTCTCTGGGCCCCTCGtgtagttttcccagcacaaggGGCCTCTCCCTGGAAGACGCTGCCCTCCAGCGTCCCTCACCACTGTAGAGGGTCCCCGGCTTGTATGGACATTAATCAAGGgaaacctcactaaaatggagTGCGGAGGCCCGAACTGGGGGCCCTCACTTTGTCCCACTGGACATCAAGGATTGTCAGTCACAGACCCAGCAGAAGAATCCTTGGCAGGAAAGACTCAGTTTCGGGCCCCACCAGAAAAGGTGCACATTGCCTCTCCCACCAGGAAGTACCAGCCCCAGTGCCGCAAGCCAGAGACAAGCCCTCATCATCAAGGACTCCTGCTTCTTTCCAGTGGGCTTCCATTCCAAACAGCCCTTCCAGCTTTCTCCTTTTTCCATAAATAATGttcctcttgtttgtttgttggacTTGCCTATGGTTCTGCCCTAGCACGTTGCAGTTCTGTCATTACTGAATAAACCCATTTCACTGGTGAAAAGGTCAACACTAACGTGGCCACTGGGCGGGCGTGCTCGGAGGCTGCCGTATGCTGGTGTGTGCGGATAGGGCACTGGACTGGAGAAGGCCCACACTTGCTCTGTGACACTGGTGCTGGGACAGAACCAAGAGGTTAAGTCCAGATTAAATCTGGACACTTGTCCCATATGACTTCTCAATCCTGAAGGTGTTTGATGGTGGGGTTGGTGGAGCAGTGCCGCTGAAGTGAGCTTTGGGGTACCTGCCCTGCTCCCTGTGACCCTGCCCTGGACGCTGGGAACACCCAcacgttttttatttttttcacaggtTTAGAAGTGAGCCGTGCGGGCCCTGCCCagctcctgcttctcctgctttttcttctttacccAGCCCTTAGCCAAAACggtctgttttctttcctgcatAAGACCTTTCTCTTGTATCAGCCATGTACacattacttaattaaaaattacCAAGCAAGCAAAATGGGAATGTGTTCGTTATCCGCTACAGCGGAGCCCTCGAGCCCATCTATTTCCCTGGGTCAGTTCAGCGGGCTTCTCCGTTTCCCTTGGATGTGTCAGATCGGCATTTTGCCCCCCACACTGGTTTCAACGTTCAGCCCTCGCTCCCTGCCCCagtcctggggctggagggagggacgGTGCCCTCGGAGGAGCCCGCGGCAGGCTGAGCCTTGCACCGCCTGCCTCTTCGGGTTCTGAGCGCCCTTTCTCGCGGGAAGTAGGGTCCACGTGCTCCAGTAAGCAAGAGCCCTGAAGCGGTGTGCAAATCCAGTGGAAGGACTGACTCCTCGTTTGGGACGGCGCCAGGAGGCCGGCGGGGCCAGTGCCCACGCCACGCCACTCGCTGACCACTGCAGATCCACCAGGAAGACCCATTCCCTGCCCATGGGCACTGGTACCGTCCCAGCGGGAGAAGGAAGGTTTCCTCCTGCCCCGGCAACAGCTCGGCCAATGAGAGGCCGTCCtggcccagccaatgagaggccgtcccggcccagccaatgagagacctCTGTACTTTGAGCCTAGTTCACTCCAATAGACTCTCcgtgccctgccccgccccgccccgccgcggcCCCAGCTCCTCGCTCGGGCGGGCTGTTGACCTCGTGCCCAGAAGCGCGTGCCCCGCGGCGACTTGTTTCCGGGGCTGGGCCGTGGTGCTGCCGCGGTTCGGGGCGCGCGGCCGCCGCGGATCAGGGCGAGTGGGCGGACCGCCGCTCCGGACCGCTGCCCTCTCGGTTCCGGGCGCTCCGTCCTGGCTTCCGGGCGGACCCGATGCCCCCGCACCCCTCGGAGCGAGGCCTCGGGCGGGCCGGaggcgggggcgcgggcggcAGGGGATGGGTCTGACCTGGCTGCGCCGGACTCCGCCGCCGGGGccgctgccctccccctgctgcccccCGGGCGGGGCGCTCTGCGGCTCCGCGCTCTGCGCAGGGGAGCGGCTGGAGGGCAGCGGTCTGGGCCGCGCGTGTGCAGCTCCTGCCAGCGCTCTCCAGCCGGGGGGACTTGGGGTACGCCCGCCGCCTCGGACGGTGGCTCAATGGGCAGGCGGGGCTCCACGCCGCTGCCCccgagctgggggaaggggcggCAGCCTGGCGGGGTGGAGCGGACAGCCGGCCTGTGGAGGATTCCGGGCCCCGCCCGGCCTGGCAGCCCCGAAGGCCGCGCAGCGTGGCCTCGGCGGGCTCGCGGGCTGCAGCGGGTTCCCCCTCGGGACGGCGCGGAGGCCCGTGAGGCGGCGGCGGCTCAGCGGGCGGCCGTCCCGGAGCCTGTGGCATTCGCCTTCCTCGATCCTTGGAAACGGTTTCTTTTCTCATTCCGTTCTGCTTTTGTGGCTAATTTTGTACTTGCAGGTTTGCAGTCTCTTGGGAAAAAAGCCCCCAGATGTATACAGGCTGCGGGCCAGCCCCGCACAAGAGCCGCCTGCTGCCGGGGTGCCGCCGGGGCTTGCCCGACAGAGCAGTGTGGCCTCCACCTGCACAGGCCTTGTCCTCCCTGGAGCACCGCACCTGCAGGGAGGCCACCATCCACGGGCCCCTGCCCTCCTGGCCCCGCCCGTGCCCTCCTGGTCCCTGCTGGGCATGGGAGCGCTGCCGAGCTGAGCCCAGCCGGGGAGCCGGGGTCTGAGGAAGGCCGCAGCTGCTGGCCAGGCACTGGGCGCAAGGAGGTGCTGCTCCATGGTGGTCTCACCTATTGGACGGCGATGGCCcggggctgggagcagggcagaggccaGGCTGTGCTTCCCACCCTACCCCGGTGGGGCCTCTGTCCTGGAAGACAGCCTCCGGGAGGCCCCTGGCCAGGATCTTGCTCTTTCCCTCCTAGGCTCCTGGCCTGAGCGCATCGTCAGCAGTAGGTCAGCAGAGACAGGACAGCCCCCTCCTGGGGAGGGCAAACcaaggaggggagcctgggtccACAGTGGCCCTGAGCAGCTGCCCTGTTGCACCCTTGTTCTGGGggtgcctctctgcctgcatcccgGGATCCACCTGCCTCAGGGTCAGGGGTGGGGCAaggccagggcctggcccggtTCTTCAGCCAGCACCAGCCTTCCCGAAGCCCAGGCCTCGCAGTGAGGACCAGGTTGAAAGTGAGCTCCCCACCCTGTGGCTCTGCAGTGGGGGCCCACCCAGCGGGATGGGGAAGGCTCCCCGGGAGTCTTTGGTTGGcatgtgcgtgcacgtgtgtggcTCTTGGACGAGGCACATAGAGCGTGATTTCCAGGGGGTGGTTTAGGGTTTGCTTGTGTGTTACTGGACTGCTATTCATGTCCCCCAAATCCACATGCTGGAACCTGACTTCAGGTGTGCTGGTGTGAGGAGGGGGCCCCTGGGGGGTATCCTCGTGATGGGCTCGGGCCCCTGTCAGAGGAGATGGGACGGCTTGCTTCCCGGCTGCCCTCTGCCCTGTAGGCGCACAGTGAGCCAGGAGAGACCCACGGGGACTCCCAGGCTCCATCACTGTGGGAAGGAGCTTGTCCAAGTCTCCCTCGAGGTGGTGTGCTGTGCCGGCGGCCAGAGGCTGCTGAGACACAGCGTCCCCTCCGGCACCTGCCCCCTTCCGTGGGCCGCCCCACTCGCACCTGGTCCCGGCCATCCGTGTCCGTGCCAGGCCGGGCTCCTGCGGGGTCAGGGCACAGGTCTGCTCCTTGGGTCTTCTTCCCACAGATCCTGGCGCTGTCCCCGGGACCTGGGCACTCTGTCGTGTGTCTGCTCCCTCGTCCGTCTGTCTGCATCCTGCTCGGATGGTTTCCGTGGACCCGTGGGCGCTCACGGACTGCTCCTCTGCTGGCCGGGTCTGCCATCAGACCCTTATCCAGAAGGGCTTGCGTTTGGGGTGGCGGGGCCCGCTTTGTGTGTTGccgttttgttcttttgtgtaaCTTCCGAGCCTCCCACGCGTGTGCCGCTTTCCCACCGGACCCTCCCCAGCTGTACCGGCACCCTTTCACGGTCTTGGACCTGCACCATTGGGgccatctctgcctctgctcctggggTTCTCGCATTTTCATGGACCTGCGCTGTCTCGCTGTCTGCTAAGTACCCGCCAGCCGTGGGGCTGGGGCGCGGTCCTACTGCCACTCCCAGAGGCCTCCCGTGTCTGCGGGAGCACTGGCCGGGCTCTGGACATGAGCCCGGCCGCCAGGTTCATAGACCACTGGAGGCTCCCCTTGCCCCCATTCTAGGTCCCTGCACCATGCCTCGGCCTTGCTGCCCTGTGGAGCCTGTAGAGTGTGCAGCAGAAACCCCGAgcagagtggtggtgggggggttcTCTCACTTCTCCAGCCCTCTTCTGAGAGAGGCTGGCTCTACTTGGGGATTTTCTGTCCGCCTTCCCTCCTTACAGCCTCTTCTGAGCGCTCAGCGAGGACCCAGAGCTGGACAAGGGGTCCCTggggccccgcccctcccgctcTGCGCCGGGGGCACTGAGTTCAACTAATGTAGGTTCCTTGGCATCCTCAGCTCCGAGATGGCTCTGAATCCCGATGTCGTAGCGGACGGGCTGCGTTCCGGCGGGCGCAGTCGGAGGGGCCAGCCAGCGCTCACTCCCCCCATTTGGAAGGCCCCTCCTTGAGCACCTGGCCAGACACCGGACACAGCATCTGAGCCAGACTTGATGTCTGCTTGGACACGGACTGAGGGACAGGGACAGCCCTAGCCTCTGGCTTGGGGAACAGAGCTGGGGCGCTGGGCTGGCCAGGGGTCAGGAGAGGGGTCAGCTGCGCAGGGGAGTTCCATGCGTGTCCCAGAGGGAatctgggggaggaggcagagcacAGAACAGTCCGTTTTGGGTTCTAGTCTGACTTTAACTACAGGCTGGGAAATGATGGCACGTCCCAGCGGGTCTCTGCTTGTGGGGTCCCCGGAGACCCCGGCTGGAGGCTGCCTTCTGGGGAAAGCAGGTGGCGGAGCAGcagtttccaaattttctctctctctagctgaCAGTGAAAAATGAGGGCAGATTTCCCAAACCTGCAGCACGAAAGAAACGTGATCACGCCTTCCCATAAGCCTCCAAGACCACTGCAGCCTGGAGAGGCAGGGACACCCTTCTCCCCGGGGCAGGCGACATCTGCTGGTCACTGTGTCCCCACCGCGGTCACTGTTTGGGTCTGACTCCAGGGTGGATGGAGCTGGCCTGAGGCAGGACAGGCGCTCCGGCAGAgggacggggcggggcgggggcagcaTCGGGCATGGGAGCCTGCGACCGCCGCGCTTCTGACAGCGGCCCCCACGAAGCAGACGAGCCAGCGAGAACGCGGCCTTATCCAGgccattttatttaataaaattttacaaaagtcAGTGCCTTCGCCAGAACCAGAGAAAGCCTGCTGGGAGTCAGAGGGGAGGGCCGGACACAGAGAGAGGCCACCGGATGGGTGCTGGTGCAGGGAAGGGCTCCCAGGGCCTTGGCGTCCCCCCTGCCCCAGGTGTGACAGTAACGTGCTCCGGACCCCGAGTGTGTGGACGCCTGCCTCCTGCGGACAGTCCCAGCTGACCGCCAGGCCAGCCTGGTGTGCCCCTGGTGGCCACACAGGCAGCCAGGCCTGGGGTCCCTCCCCAGGTGGCCACAGGGGCCAGCAGCACCTGCACCTTGGTTCACGTCAAGCTGGGGCGGAGCTCCTGGGGACCTGGGGCACCCCCTTCCTATTGAGACTGGCTCTGCCGAAGGACCCGCTCTTCTAAAGGGGCCAGACCCCAAGGTGCACCAGCGGGCACGCACAGCTTCCCGCACGGCGTCCCCAGAAACACGCCCACGGAATAGTTCTGGTTTCCAGCACCAAACCAAGCCGGTAGAAAAACGTATAATTCctcataaaaatacaaagttcTCCTGTTTTAGCAAACGTCACTATTAAACAAGGTCATTTTTAGTTTACGTGGATTGAACATCTTCTTCTTCCACGGAATTGTGATGTACTGCCCGTTTCTGGGTAAGGGGGTCTTCAGAAAGACGCTGCAGGCAAGCAGGCCCCCCTGTCTGCCGCCAGACGTCCCGGGGAGCTGACGGGAAGGGAAAGGCCATGGCATGGTCAGGGCCTCCAGAGGCCACTGGGCCACCAGCCCCTGAGGCTGGCTTGCTGGCCCTGCGGCTCGGGCCTGTGcggcttcctcccctcccaccgTCGTGCGGTCAACACCGAGATGCACGGGACAGAGCGGACAGCTCTGTGGCCTCTCCCAGGGCTAAGCGGGCTCCACGCTGGTAGGATGGCTGTGCCGTGTGCCCAGGGCCATCCAGGCCTCCCCACCCCTAAGTGACCCTATGACCCTGGCCTGAGGGCCTAGGTGGGGCCCCAGGACCCGTCCTGCTCTCGTCTGCAGTGTCCACGGACGTCCACCTACCAGGTGCCGCACACATTTCAGTGTCTTGCTGATCTAAGATGGTCCCTGCTTGCACTTCTAGAAGTTCCCACCTCCTGTTCTGTGGGGTTTCCCATAGAGCAGAGGGACCAGCATGCCTGGAGATGGCCCTGGCCCCGGCCGGATGACACGGGGACCACACTGTCCACACCAACCATCAGAGCACACCTTGGTGGTGGATGCCCCCCGGTGCCACTGCGTTCCTGGGGCAGGGGTACAGGCAGAGCGAACCCCACCTGTGCTCCGGGTACTGGGCAGAACAGGCCCCTCCAGACTGGGCATTGCTCCCCACAAACCTGGCCACGAGGggcaggtgcccccacccccaggaaacaCTGTGCCCTGGCCTCAGAAGAGGACACCCGCCCCTCACGTGCGCCTCTCTGCCGCTCCCCCCGCCcgcctgcttccctgcttcccaCCAGCCCCGCGGGGGGCCCTGACAGTTGCTCACATCCCAGCACCTGGTGCTGCCCGGCCTGCCCCGGACGGCGGCCGCGCTCCTTTCTCGAGTCTGTGGGACTCGGAGCAGGTGTCGGCACACAGACCCGCGCAGCCCGCACAGCCCAGGCGTCTCCCGGGGGTGGGCGGCGATGACTCACCTTGGTCTGGATCACAGCTCTGCAGGgctgcagagagaaggcaggcgcGCCCAGGTCTTCAGGCTGTTTGAGGTCGGAACATTCCAGAGTGTGACCCAGGTCTCCAGAAGGGTTCTAGTGAGACAAGCCACTGTCACCCGCTGGGAAGGACGATAAAGGACGGCTTTCTCTGCATCTGCCTCGTGAACCCGGACCCCTCGGTCACATCCTACTGCTCAACGGCCAGGTGCCATGACTCGGTGTCCGCAGGGCCGGGCAGCCGGCTGGTCCCCGCCCTCCGCACACCCGGCTCACGGCCATCCCTGCCCTCCAGACCCGCAGGGCCCTCCACCTCCTCAAGTCCGCCCACCTCAGGGAGCGCCGTGCTCCCCAACCTGGCTGAGCCGAGCTGGCCCACCTTCCGCCTCCTGTCCAAGCTGCccgtccccttccccaccctcctggCTGCTTTTCTGGTGCAAACACAAAGGCAGGGCGGCCTCGTCAGGCCCCTctggcccctcccacccctcacgtCCCTCCCGGCTGGCCGCGGGTGCCCCCTCGGCCCAGCGGCCATCCCAAGACCGGCCATCATGAAGGCCTGCCAGCCCCTTCTGGGTTTTCCGTGTTTGAAAATTTCCATGACAGCAACAAACAGGAAAGGATCTTTGTGGGCCTGACAGCCAGCTCTGCATACAACTTGCATTTTCTCTCGTAACCCCTGCCGCGCCTCTCGCGGACGCCTCCCTGCGCCCACTCTGCCGCTTCCAGCCTCAAGCGCAGGGGACCCACCTGGGGGCTGGCCTCACGCCCCCGGCCGCACCTGCCGCTCCTCGCAGGgcccactcctccctcccctccgctCCACCGGGAGCCCTGCCCGCCCCACAAGCTGCCTCGGCCGCTCCCTCACCAGGCGCAGAGGGCGGCGCTGCACTGGACGTCGGCACGGCCTGCCCCGACCAGATCCCGCCTGCGACGCCTcatccccccagccccccggCAATGCGGTCCACGTAGGCGGCTCCCGTGGTCCCGGGGTGCCGGCAAAGTCTCCGTGGAGCCCCCAGGGGCGCCCGGCTCACCTTCTGAGCAGCATCTATTCCGAGAACGAGGAACAGGTTCTCCTGGCAGTGGGACCCGCTCCAGGGGCAGCGAGAGGCCGACGCGCCGTCTGGGCTCTGCAGGGCTCTCCAGAGTCTGCGGGACTCAGGGCTGAACAGAGACCCACTCGTTAACGGCTGAGCGGGAAGCCTTCCAGAGGGATGCCGAGGGACCTGCCCCAGGGGCTGTGAGGACAGAGTTCTCCCTTCCAGGCTGGCTCATGTGTTACTGCCCCCTGAGTACCCCCGcactcctgccctcctccccggGCACCGGAGCGGCCGAGCGGCTCCTCCAGGGGGCAGACCCTCCCCGAGGCCCGGTACTTTGCGTTTTTGTTCCTGATGGTCTCGGGGACCACGAGCTGCACCGGGGGCCACAGGGACACTCGGAAACTAGAAGCGGGGCAATGCTTAGGGGATGACCACTGGGTGTCCGTCATGCACCGTCCACAGCTGCGAGCCACCCCCACCGGCCATGTGCCACCAGGGCGGCTAGCACGGCTCCTACGACGGAACGGAGGGTGCACAGGAGGGGCCACGCTAAGTGCCCACAGCATTTGCGAGTCATCTTCCTGTTTTCACACCCTGAAGTCACAGCCACCTCCCGTCACAGCACAGTGTCCAGCCCTGCTGGACCTGACGGCCAGGACCACCCGTGTCTCCGCGTGTCTGAggctcctgctcccaccagaggcCCTTCTGCCTGCTGGTCCGGGCCACACCCTGGGGAAGCGTCGTATCCAGAGAGCCCTCTGGGCCACGGTGGTGACAGCCTTCCAGggttcaggcctctgtcccccaGGCCCCTGCTGGGGGAGGTTCCCTGGCTTGGACCCCAGCAGTAGCCCTGCCTGGACCCAAGGCCAGAGCCCAGAAGGGCAGTCTGCAGAACTCCCTGACAAAGAGAACACGGGTCAGGGAGGCCAGCTCACCCCCTCCTCCTGTGGCCTGGGTCCCGCAGACCTCAAGCCGACCGCGCTGGCTCCCCAACTGAGCTGTGCCTGTTCTGCCAGCGCCCAGTGAAGGCGCGTCAGAGAACGCAGCCATCCGCGCACCTGCGTCTGTGGTTTCCCAGACAACGAGCCCCGGGGACCACCAGCCTTGCCGGCAGCAGCAGATGCGCTCGGGCGGGCTGGCCCTGTGGGTTCAGACTGTCCCTCGGGGGCACTGGTATGTTTCTCTGTGGCTGAGGATCAGGCAGTCCAGTCCTCCGGGACCAGCACTGGCACGGAGACACCAGGAGCTGGCGCCCCTGGTCTCCCTTGATCCAGGTGAACACAGCTCTGAGGGCGACCGTGGCCAGAGCATCAACCCATGCTGCCGGGTCCTTGAGGACCCCACGACACCAAGGTTGTGGGGTCTTTGGGACAGACAGGCTCTCTCTAAAAGGCCACTTGGTCAACCGAAGTACAAACTCGGACTCACTCTAAGAACCCAAGTTCATTACCACAGCTGCTGTCCAGATTCCCAGCCGGGCGCTTCTAAGATGTGGTTCAAGGGGGAGACGCCCTCAGTTGCCTGGGGGACTGGTGTGTCTTGAAAAACAAACGAGAACACATCCTCAGAGCTGTGTGGAggctggaggaagagagaaacgcACGTCAGGTCACCTTGCTGCCGGCAAGGGGCAGATGACACATGCAGACGATCGTGCCCTCACAGCTGCTGTAGCGTGGCCCACTCGCCCCCCGAAGTCTCTGCTCTGCACGCTCCCGTGGGAAGCCCAGAGCGTGGCAGGCGGGCTTCGGGCACGGCACTCACAAGCTTTGTCGGGGACACACGAGAGAGCGGCAGCTGATAAACACATTAGTGTTTCTCGTGTGTCAGCCGGTTGGGAAGGCTGTCCACACGGCGGTCAAGGAGGCCTTTCCTGGGCGGAGACCTGAGGTCGGAGAGTCGGGAGTTAACGTGAAGGGCCGGAGTGAGGCCTGTCCGAAGTCTGGCAGGAAGTGACAGGAGTGCAAACCAGGAGGGGAGGGCGGGTGTGCGCAGGGGgcgggct
Coding sequences within:
- the CDCA4 gene encoding cell division cycle-associated protein 4 isoform X1: MCCPGATPPQGMMFARGLKRKSAEEPEDVEGCPAGARAAPSYSLQRQSLLDMSLVKLQLCHMLVEPNLCRSVLIANTVRQIQEEMTRDGTWRVLAPQAAGRAPLDRLVSTDILCRSVREQEGECPAPDMGDGQPDLVPGPAVAPAAQALRSPQSSLWEGDGSRESRGGFQKSLDQIFETLESQASGSVEELFADVDSSYYDLDAVLTGMVGSTSSGPGSGLQAFASATTSPPSSSCRSDLGELDHAVEILVET
- the CDCA4 gene encoding cell division cycle-associated protein 4 isoform X2, producing MMFARGLKRKSAEEPEDVEGCPAGARAAPSYSLQRQSLLDMSLVKLQLCHMLVEPNLCRSVLIANTVRQIQEEMTRDGTWRVLAPQAAGRAPLDRLVSTDILCRSVREQEGECPAPDMGDGQPDLVPGPAVAPAAQALRSPQSSLWEGDGSRESRGGFQKSLDQIFETLESQASGSVEELFADVDSSYYDLDAVLTGMVGSTSSGPGSGLQAFASATTSPPSSSCRSDLGELDHAVEILVET
- the CLBA1 gene encoding uncharacterized protein CLBA1 isoform X1, with amino-acid sequence MQGQRQRGAAPGPAPPPRGSPSDPAAGAGAVSLRPASEGRGASRAPGGRAGAGAQRLSGERLSGAREGPSPRPARGPDPAEPGSAWGEFEGFRDASAQSEQFSPNLERPERPPRPRRQTVASTQKERGARQPAQRGPGVPGAAGSAPREPPHSSEDVFSFVFQDTPVPQATEGVSPLNHILEAPGWESGQQLCPESRRLWRALQSPDGASASRCPWSGSHCQENLFLVLGIDAAQKNPSGDLGHTLECSDLKQPEDLGAPAFSLQPCRAVIQTKLPGTSGGRQGGLLACSVFLKTPLPRNGQYITIPWKKKMFNPRKLKMTLFNSDVC